GTCGTGCGTGTGGCGCTGCAGGCGTTGGCGGCGGTACTCGGCGGGACGCAGTCGCTGCATACCAACTCGATGGACGAGACACTGGCGCTCCCGAGTGAGCAAGCGGCGCTGGTGGCGTTACGCACCCAGCAAGTGATTGCCGAGGAAAGCGGGGTGGCCAACGTCGTCGATCCGCTCGGCGGCAGTTACGCCGTTGAGGCGCTCACCGATCGCATGGAGCGCGAAGCCGCGGCCTACATCAAACGCATTGACGAGCTCGGCGGCATCGTGCGCGCCATCGAGCTCGGCTTCCCGCAAAAAGAAATCGCCGAGTCGGCCTACCGCTTCCAGCAGCAGCTCGACCGCGGCGATAAGGTCATGGTCGGTGTCAACAAGTACGCGCTCGAGCACGAGCCTCCGCTGCAGGTGCTCAAGATTCACCACGAAGTCGAGCGGCAGCAAAGCGAGCGCCTGCGCCAGTGCAAACGCAACCGTCCGGCCGCGGCGGTGCGCCAGGCGCTCGCCGCCGTGGCCGAAGCCGCCCGCGGCTCGGCCAACCTGATGCCGCCCATCATCGCCGCGGTGAAGGCCGAGTGCACAGTGGGGGAGATCGCCGACGTCTTCCGCGAGGTGCTGGGGGTCTACCGCGACCCGGCTTGGATCTGACTGAAACGGACTAGACTCAACCACAGAGGACTGCCATGGCTGAGAAACCGCTGCGTATTCTGATCGCCAAGCCCGGCCTCGATGGGCACGATCGTGGGGCCAAGATCATCGCCCGCGCCCTGCGCGATGCCGGCTTCGAGGTGATCTACACCGGCTTGCACCAGACCCCGGAAATGATCGCCGAGACTGCCGTGCAGGAGGACGTCGACGCCATCGGCCTGAGCATCCTCTCGGGCGCGCACATGACGTTGTTTCCGGCCGTGATCGATTTGCTCAAGCAGAAGGGTGCGGGCGAAGTGGTACTGTTCGGCGGCGGCATCGTCCCGGCGGAAGACGTTCCCGAGCTCAAGCGCAAGGGCGTGGCCGAGATCTTCACCCCCGGCGCCAGCACCGAAGCCATCATCGACTGGGTGCGGGCGCACGTGCGCGCCCGCTAGGGAGCCTGGCGGAGCGCTGGCTGCCGCCTTTCGTTGTCATGGAAGAGCGCCCACTGATCATCGTCGGTTCCGGCCCCGCGGGTACGGGTGCGGCCTTGCGCCTGGCGCAACTCGATCCGGTCCTGGCCGGCGAGACGCTGGTGCTGGAAAAAGCCCGCCATCCTCGTCACAAGGTGTGTGCCGGGGGTTTGATCCCACACTCGCTCCAGTTGCTGGAGGCTCTCGGCGTCGAGTTGACGGTGCCGCACGTGGTCTGCGATCGGGCCGCTGTGCTGACACCGGTACGCAACGTATCGTACGAAGGCAACGACCTCTGCCGCGTCATCCGGCGCAACCAATTCGACGCCTCCCTGGCAGCCGCGGCCCGCCGGCGCGGCATTACCATCCGCGAGTCCGAGAAGGTGATCGAGGTGGCGCGCGAGGGCGCGGCCATCCGACTTGTGACCGAACGTGGTTGCTACCGGACGCGCGCCGTAATCGCCGCCGACGGCTCGGGCAGCTTGCTGCGCCGGCGGCTGGTGAGTGCCGCTCGCGGCTGCGTCGGCCGCGCGATCATGGGCGACATTCCGATCGCCGACACCGACTGGAATGGGTTCGCCGCGCAACGCTACGAGTTCAACTTCACCGCGGTCGCTCGCGGCCTGCGCGGTTACACCTGGGCCTTCCCCTGCTGGATCGACGGCGTCGCGCACGTCAATGTCGGCATCTACGCGGTGGACACGCCGGGGGCGCGCTTGACCCAGCTGCTCGATGACGCCGTCGATCGGATGGCCGGCAAGCGACCGAAGTACGAGGCGTTTCCGATCCGTTGGTACCACGAGCGCGAGCCGTTGGCGGGCGCGGGCGTGATGTTGGCGGGTGATGCCGCGGGGGTCGATCCGCTGATGGGAGAAGGGATCTCGTTCGCGCTCGAATATGGCCGGCGTGCCGCCGAGGCGGCGGCAGCGGCCTTGGCATCGGGTGACTTCTCGTTCGCGGCTTACGAGCGCGACATTCGCTCGTCCTGGCTGGGTAAGAAGCTACGGCGCCTGCATCTGGGCGTCAGGCTCTTCTACGGCCCCACCTGGCGAGTGTGGTTCAGCGTCGCCGCCCACAGCCGGCGAGCGCAAGAAATCGGCCTGCGCTGGTACAACGGCGTCGACGGCTGGGACCGGCGCAGCGGCTGGGACGCGCTGCGCGCGCTCTGGTCAGGTGATTTCGCCCCCCCGGCACGTACGGTTCCCGCGTGAGACTTGCTGCCCACGACCGCGAGCGGGTTGCGCCGGCCGCGGCCGTCTTCGGCTGGGTCGCCGGCTTGCTGGCGCTCGGGCTGAGCGCCTGGTTTGTCTGGCAGGCCCTACGCAGCCAGCCGCCGGCGCCGGTGGCCCCCGCGGCCGCAACTCCACCGCTCTCATCACCAGCAGTGACTGCACTATCCACCGGCGATGCAGCCGAGGAGGTGACAGACGAAGAGCGCCGCCGCTTGGATGAGGTACTACGGCGCCAAGGCACCGGGCGCGGCCAATGATCCAGGGGGCGCTGCCGCTCGGCTTCGTTGAAGGCGACATTTCGCCCTGCTATGGAGCACACGAGCCTGGAGCTGGCGCCCGCTTGCCGGCATAGTAACTAGTGGAGGCCGTTGCGATGCGAATTCTGGTGAATCTGACGGCGGCTGCCGTGTTGGTTGTGTCCGCCGGCTGCCGCAATACTGGACGGAGCGTTGATACCGTTGTGCCGAATGAACTGGGCCGGACGCAGGCGGCGTACACTGGGCAGTTCGGCGCGGCCACCTCGTCCCCGGTTACGCCCGACCGGGTAGTATTCACCGCCGCGCCCGGAACACGGCTGGTCGCGCGCTTTGTTGCCGGCAAGAGCGTGGAGGAGCTGTGGATCATCGACGCTGACGGAGCCGGTGTTCCGGCAGCGCTGGCCGAACGAGCACAAGCGCTGCTCGCGAGTGAGCCCGCGCCCGTGCGCACGATCGTCTTTCGGGCCGAGGGCCGGCCGCATGCCGAGACCTTCGAGGAAGCGCTGGGCGCGGGGCTCTTGCGGGTCGAGCGGCGCAACGGCCGCCTCTCCCGTATCGCTTTGTGTGCCGATCGCACCGCCTGCGTCATGTTGGGGCAAATGCAGGAGAGCGAACTAGCCGTCGATGAGATGATGGCAGCAGGCCTCAAGGCCATGCGTGCCCAGCAACAGCATTGAGTCGCCGGCGACGGCGAGCGCCGGTGTGATCTTGTTCGCGAAGGTGACAGCCTGCCGAGATGAACGAGCGCGCGCTCGCACTGGCCACAGATCTCTACGAGCCGACGATGGCGGCGGCGGATTTCGCCAACCGCGTCGAACCCGCAGCTATCCGATCACTGTCAGTGCGCAACTGGCAGCAGAACAGCGGCGGCTTGCAGCCCGCGTGACCGGCGATTGAGCCGGCGCCGCGGCCGTTGCCGCTGCTCGAACCAAGCCAGCGACCGGCCCAACTCGACGACCCGGCCCACCACTGCCAGTGTCGGCGAGCCCAGGGTGGCAGCCGCAGCGGCCGCGGCGGCGTGCTCGACGGTGGTGGTCAACACCTTCTGCTCAGCGGTGGTGCCGGCGGTGATGAAAGCGACCGCCAGATCGGCGGGGTAACCCTGCTGGCGCAGCTGTCGGCTCCAGATTTCAACCGTCTGCACCGCCATCAGCAACACCAGCGTCGTGCGGGGGCTGTAAGGTGGGATAGAGAAATCGGGCTGGTCCTCGCGCCGGTGAGCCGACACCACGCAGACGCTGTCGGCCAGGCCGCGATGGGTGACTGGAATCCCGGCCGCCGCCGGCGCCGCCAAGGCGCTGGAGACACCAGGAACGATCTCGAAGGCAATCCCGAGCACGGCCAGCCTCAACGTCTCCTCCCCGGTGCGGCCGAGCATGGTCGGATCGCCACCCTTCAACCTCACCACCTGTTTGCCGGCGAGTGCCAGGTTGGCGACCAGTTCGGTGATGCGCTCCTGCGACATGCTGTGGCGGCCGCAGCGCTTGCCGGCGAAGATCAGCTCGCAGTCCAAGCCCTCCAG
The Deltaproteobacteria bacterium DNA segment above includes these coding regions:
- a CDS encoding cobalamin B12-binding domain-containing protein, coding for MAEKPLRILIAKPGLDGHDRGAKIIARALRDAGFEVIYTGLHQTPEMIAETAVQEDVDAIGLSILSGAHMTLFPAVIDLLKQKGAGEVVLFGGGIVPAEDVPELKRKGVAEIFTPGASTEAIIDWVRAHVRAR
- the cobA gene encoding uroporphyrinogen-III C-methyltransferase — its product is MTGRVVIVGAGPGDPELITLRGWRALQEADVVVYDSLVDERLLEGLDCELIFAGKRCGRHSMSQERITELVANLALAGKQVVRLKGGDPTMLGRTGEETLRLAVLGIAFEIVPGVSSALAAPAAAGIPVTHRGLADSVCVVSAHRREDQPDFSIPPYSPRTTLVLLMAVQTVEIWSRQLRQQGYPADLAVAFITAGTTAEQKVLTTTVEHAAAAAAAATLGSPTLAVVGRVVELGRSLAWFEQRQRPRRRLNRRSRGLQAAAVLLPVAH
- a CDS encoding NAD(P)/FAD-dependent oxidoreductase, with the protein product MEERPLIIVGSGPAGTGAALRLAQLDPVLAGETLVLEKARHPRHKVCAGGLIPHSLQLLEALGVELTVPHVVCDRAAVLTPVRNVSYEGNDLCRVIRRNQFDASLAAAARRRGITIRESEKVIEVAREGAAIRLVTERGCYRTRAVIAADGSGSLLRRRLVSAARGCVGRAIMGDIPIADTDWNGFAAQRYEFNFTAVARGLRGYTWAFPCWIDGVAHVNVGIYAVDTPGARLTQLLDDAVDRMAGKRPKYEAFPIRWYHEREPLAGAGVMLAGDAAGVDPLMGEGISFALEYGRRAAEAAAAALASGDFSFAAYERDIRSSWLGKKLRRLHLGVRLFYGPTWRVWFSVAAHSRRAQEIGLRWYNGVDGWDRRSGWDALRALWSGDFAPPARTVPA